The Gemmatimonadota bacterium genomic interval CTGGCATTGGTGATCCTTCAGGCGCTGAACGTGACGATCAACGTTCTCTCGCTGGGCGGGTTGGCGTTAGGCGTGGGGCTCCTGGTGGACAACGCGATCGTGGTGGCCGAGGCGGCGGCGCGCAAGCGCGAGGAAGGGATGTCGCTGTTCGATGCGGCGATCGAGGCGACGGAAGAGGTGAGCGGGCCGCTGATCGCGGGGACGCTGACGACGCTGCTGGTGTTTGGGCCGATCATCTTTGTCCGGGGACTCGCGGCGGCGTTGTTTCGGGACTTGTCGCTCTCCGTCGTCACCAGTGTGGGCGCTTCTTTGGTGCTGGCCCTCACGCTGATGCCGGTCATGATCGTGGGGAGAAGACGGGAAGACGAGAAGACGAGAAGACGAGAGAACGATCCTCGGTCTTCTTTGACTCGGCTGGGGGGGTGGGCGGAGGCCTGGTATGAGAGGGGGATGCGGTGGGCGTTGCGGAATCCTGGGCCGGTGTTTGGGGTGGCGATTGCCTCCGTTGCGCTGACCGTCTGGGTGCTCGGGCGGATTCCTCGTGAAATTCTGCCGCAGGTTGATGAGGGGATGGTCGTCGCGTCGGTGCACCTCCCCGAAGGGACCGCCATCGAGGCGACCACGCAGCAGGTGGCGCGCATCGAAGATGCGGCCCGGGCGTTAGGCGCGAAGGGGATCTACTCGCGCGTGGGGATCGCCACCGATGAAGAGATCCTCGCTGGCGCGGAGCCGGGGTCGTCGGCCACGGCGCAGTTGCTCGTCCCGGTTCCCGAGGGGCAGAAGGCGGCGACCTTTGCCGACAAGTTGCGCGCGGCGGTCCCCGATCTCGCGGCCGGCGCGCTGGCGCTCGATCTCGCCGGGCAGTCCGAATTCGGGTCGCTCATCGGGCGCGAAGGGCGCCTGGTGCGCGTGGAGATGAGCGCGCGCACGTTGACCGAAGCCGCCCGCTGGGCCGACTCGGCGCGCGCGCGGCTGCAGAAGCTCCCGTCCCTCGCCGACGTGCGCGACCCTAACGGCGGGACGCAGCCGGTGGTGGAGATCACGCTGCAGCGCAACCTCCTGGCCGAACGCGGCATCTCCGTCGAGGCGGTGTCCAACGCCCTGGCCGGTGGGCTGGGCGGGGTGGAGTCGAGCGACTACCGCGAGACCGATCGCCGCACGCCGATCTCGGTGCGCTTTGCGGGGGTCAAGAACGAAGACCTGGCCGAGGCAATGGCGACGCCGGTGAAGGGGGTGCCGATCGCGCAGCTCGTTAGGGCCGAGGAGCGGCAGGCACCGATCGAGGTGGTGCGCGTGGGGCAGCGCCCGGTGGCCGTGGTCGAAGGGCTCATCGAGAGCGGCGGCACGCGCACCGCCGCCGAGGATGTGCGCGCGACGATGACCGCGATGCGGTTCCCGTCCGGGGTGACGTGGGAAGTGAGCGGCGCCGACACGGAGCAGGAGCGCACCACGAGCGAACTGACGCTGGTGGCGTGGCTGTCGGTGGCGCTGGTCTTTCTGGTGCTGGCGGGGGAGTTCGCGTCGTTCACGGTGCCGCTGGTGGTCATGCTGACCGTCCCCCTTGCAGCAGTCGGCGGGATTCTCTTCCTCTACGTCACCGGTCAATCACTCAACGCCGTCGCCCTCATCGGGATCGTGGTGATGATCGGCATGGCCGACAACGAGGCGGTGGTGAAGCTCGATGCCATCCGTCGCTTCCGCGAGGAAGGGCACAGCATCGAGGAGGCGATCATGCTCGGCGGGCACCAGCGCCTGCGGGCGATCGCGATGACGAGCATCACCACGATCACCGGCGTGCTGCCGCTGGTCTTTGGGTGGGGGAGCGGCGGGGCGCTGTACCAGCCGTTGGCGGCGGGGGTGATCGGAGGGAGCATAAGTGCGCTCCTCGTCACCTTCTTCCTCCTTCCCACGGCGTATGCGGTGCTTGAGAGAAGACGGGAAGACGGGAAGACGGGAAGACGAGAAGGGGCGTCGTTGGTTGGAGGGGAGGTGGCTCGTGGCGAACAGTAGCCTCTCCCGCCGAGTGCCCGCCCCCTCGACGCTCCCACTCGTCTTCTCGTCTTTTTTTTTTTTCTTTTTTTTTTTCCCTTTTTTCCCGCCCTCCCTTCTTCTCGTCTTCCCGTCTTCCCGTCTTCCAGGCCCCATGATAAGGGCCGCCGTTTCCCGCCCAGCAGTGGTATGGGCTGCCGCGGTCACGCTGCTGCTGGCGGGGCTGGTGGCGTTCACCCGCCTCCCCCTCGCCACGCGCACCACCATCGAGCTGCCGCGCCTCTCGATCACCTCCACGTGGACGGGCGCCAGCGCCGAGCTGGTCGAGATGTACGTCTCGTCGCCCGTGGAGGCGGCGATCCAGTCGGTGCGTGGGGTGCGCAAGACACGCTCCGAGTCGTCCGAGGATGGGTCGCGCATCACCGTCGAGCTCGAGCCTAACGCCGACGTCCAGATTGCGCGCCTCTCGATCCTCGAGCGCATCGAACTCCTGCGCAAGGATTTCCCGCCGGGGGTCACTTCGCCGCGGGTGAGCAACTACGTCCCCGAGGAGTTGTCCGAGGAAGACCTCCTCACCCTCACCATCTCCGGCCCCTACACCGCCGGGACGCTGCAGAAGATCGCCGACGAGCAGGTGGAGCCGCGGCTGAGTGCGGTTCCGGGGGTCGGCAACATCAGCGTACAGGGCGGAACGGAGCCCGGCGTCTCGGTCACGTACGACCCCGCCCTGCTGCGCCAGCTCGGGATCTCGCCGCAGGCGTTAGGCGACGCCCTCACCGGGGCGCGCGTAGTGCAGGCGCTGGGGAAGGAGCAGCGCGGCAACACCGAACGCCCGGTAGTGCTACGCGACCAGCCTCAGGCGGTGGAGGAC includes:
- a CDS encoding efflux RND transporter permease subunit, which codes for MSLARSAVTRPVTTIASVLAIVLLGSVSLGRTPVSLLPDVQLPVLTIRTLYTGAAAEEVSRFIAEPVEEAIAATPGLVELRSVSRNGEATTTARFAWGTDMQTTLLNVRERLDNARSQLPERAERPTLLTSDPGERPIAVLSMSIAGDMRQLARTAEDVHARRLEQIAGVASVAVVGAPEDEVRIEVDPARMRALSLTPNDVSAAIRAANVSGVGGTIRRGQFRFSVRTLTEFRSPDEIRDVPVGPTGAGITLKDLATVTTTIADPKTLTRFDSKPAVGLVVYKDAGANTVAVTGEINKVADQLRKEFPAIGLTLVAAQATFVVDALSNLGQEIFIGGALSLLVILLFLRDWRMSLAIATMIPLSVLLALVILQALNVTINVLSLGGLALGVGLLVDNAIVVAEAAARKREEGMSLFDAAIEATEEVSGPLIAGTLTTLLVFGPIIFVRGLAAALFRDLSLSVVTSVGASLVLALTLMPVMIVGRRREDEKTRRRENDPRSSLTRLGGWAEAWYERGMRWALRNPGPVFGVAIASVALTVWVLGRIPREILPQVDEGMVVASVHLPEGTAIEATTQQVARIEDAARALGAKGIYSRVGIATDEEILAGAEPGSSATAQLLVPVPEGQKAATFADKLRAAVPDLAAGALALDLAGQSEFGSLIGREGRLVRVEMSARTLTEAARWADSARARLQKLPSLADVRDPNGGTQPVVEITLQRNLLAERGISVEAVSNALAGGLGGVESSDYRETDRRTPISVRFAGVKNEDLAEAMATPVKGVPIAQLVRAEERQAPIEVVRVGQRPVAVVEGLIESGGTRTAAEDVRATMTAMRFPSGVTWEVSGADTEQERTTSELTLVAWLSVALVFLVLAGEFASFTVPLVVMLTVPLAAVGGILFLYVTGQSLNAVALIGIVVMIGMADNEAVVKLDAIRRFREEGHSIEEAIMLGGHQRLRAIAMTSITTITGVLPLVFGWGSGGALYQPLAAGVIGGSISALLVTFFLLPTAYAVLERRREDGKTGRREGASLVGGEVARGEQ